A portion of the Algimonas porphyrae genome contains these proteins:
- a CDS encoding ABC transporter transmembrane domain-containing protein has product MARSPDSKDFARSTGAAFAAQIDQEKTKRERSRSLRPLVALWPFVKRYPGRLIGFLITLILSSIGTLSLGGILKLIVDCGFGGDETPAYCAAMPLAESGSLDGYFLIVIAFAFLFATFGALRFYFITTLGQRVVADLRRAVFDRLTVLSPVYFERVRTGEVLSRLTTDTTLVETVVTGSISFALRSIATIVGSILLMFIVSWQLALLVMAVGGVIVGIVIGVTPIIRRLSRDGQDRLAEASGRASEAISSIQTVQAYTREALERDQFGGAIERTYAVQARRIRVQSWLTAVLFAIGMAGIAGILWYGARQVMAGTMSGGDIGAFTVYAIMSVSSLSSLTETWTNLLRAAGASERLVDILDENPTIIGEDLPGNDVSLSFEAVDFAYPTRLDAPALHDIDFAVAPGETIALVGPSGAGKTTIFQLILRFYDVSRGAIRLGGADIKRLKPERLRDRIAVVQQGAPLFSGSAYDNIAYGRGGASRDDVMAAAKAAFAHDFIMALPDRYDTDIGERGATLSGGQRQRIAIARAILRDAPILLLDEATSALDSESERAVQQAFETLRQGRTTLVIAHRLATVLKADRIIVLDQGRIVETGTHDELVSQGGLYARLAELQFTSG; this is encoded by the coding sequence ATGGCTCGTTCTCCCGACTCCAAGGATTTTGCCCGTTCGACTGGCGCCGCTTTCGCCGCACAGATCGATCAGGAAAAGACCAAGCGCGAACGCTCGCGGTCGCTGCGCCCACTCGTAGCGCTCTGGCCCTTCGTGAAGCGCTACCCCGGAAGGCTGATCGGCTTTCTGATTACGCTGATCCTGTCATCAATCGGAACACTGTCGCTGGGCGGCATTCTGAAGCTGATTGTTGATTGCGGCTTTGGCGGTGATGAAACGCCAGCCTATTGCGCCGCCATGCCATTGGCCGAGAGCGGATCGCTCGATGGTTATTTCCTGATTGTCATCGCTTTTGCGTTTTTGTTCGCGACCTTCGGTGCGCTGCGTTTCTATTTCATCACGACTTTGGGGCAGCGCGTGGTAGCGGATCTGCGCCGGGCCGTGTTCGACCGGCTAACTGTACTCAGCCCCGTCTATTTCGAACGCGTGCGCACGGGCGAAGTCCTGTCCCGCCTGACGACCGATACGACGCTGGTCGAAACGGTGGTGACCGGGTCGATTTCCTTCGCTCTGCGATCGATTGCGACCATTGTCGGCTCGATCCTGCTGATGTTCATCGTCAGCTGGCAGCTGGCCCTGCTCGTCATGGCCGTCGGCGGCGTGATCGTCGGCATCGTCATCGGCGTCACCCCGATCATTCGCCGCCTGTCGCGCGACGGTCAGGACCGCCTGGCTGAAGCCTCGGGCCGTGCGAGCGAAGCCATCTCCTCGATCCAGACGGTCCAAGCTTATACGCGGGAAGCACTGGAACGTGACCAGTTCGGCGGCGCGATCGAGCGGACCTATGCCGTTCAGGCTCGCCGTATCCGCGTGCAGAGCTGGCTGACGGCGGTGTTGTTCGCCATCGGCATGGCCGGGATCGCCGGAATCCTCTGGTACGGTGCGCGGCAGGTCATGGCTGGGACGATGAGCGGCGGTGATATCGGCGCCTTCACGGTCTATGCGATCATGAGTGTGTCGAGCTTATCGAGCCTGACCGAGACCTGGACCAATCTGTTGCGCGCCGCCGGCGCCTCGGAACGGCTGGTCGATATCCTCGATGAAAACCCGACCATTATTGGCGAAGACCTGCCCGGAAATGACGTAAGCCTGTCCTTCGAAGCCGTTGATTTTGCTTATCCAACGCGGCTCGACGCGCCGGCATTGCATGATATCGATTTCGCCGTCGCGCCGGGTGAAACGATCGCACTGGTCGGACCGAGCGGGGCGGGCAAGACGACGATCTTCCAGCTGATCCTGCGCTTTTACGATGTCAGTCGCGGTGCGATCCGGCTGGGTGGCGCCGATATCAAGCGCCTGAAACCCGAGCGATTGCGTGACCGGATTGCCGTTGTGCAGCAGGGTGCGCCGCTCTTCTCCGGCTCGGCCTATGACAATATCGCCTATGGCCGCGGCGGGGCCAGCCGTGACGATGTCATGGCGGCAGCCAAGGCCGCCTTCGCCCATGACTTCATCATGGCCCTGCCCGACCGCTATGACACGGATATCGGTGAGCGCGGGGCGACCTTATCCGGCGGTCAGCGCCAGCGCATCGCCATTGCCCGTGCCATCCTGCGCGACGCCCCGATCCTGCTGCTCGACGAAGCGACGTCGGCGCTGGATTCCGAATCCGAGCGTGCCGTGCAGCAGGCTTTCGAAACGCTGCGGCAAGGCCGCACCACCCTCGTCATCGCGCACCGCCTCGCAACCGTGCTGAAAGCCGATCGCATCATCGTGCTGGATCAGGGTCGGATCGTGGAGACCGGCACGCATGACGAACTGGTGAGCCAGGGCGGCCTTTATGCGCGGCTGGCGGAACTGCAATTCACGAGTGGGTAA
- the radA gene encoding DNA repair protein RadA — translation MPKPSSIFVCQSCGTVHGKWAGRCDACGEWNTLVEEAKSQNAAPAHKRRKGRGIEFVDLGGDVRDVPRLITGIGELDRVTGGGLVPGSALLVGGDPGIGKSTLLLQTVGALAKQGRRVAYISGEESVGQVQRRAKRLGVAEQAVHLASETSLGPIIDGLMTNKPDVVIIDSIQTLWTDQLGAAPGTVAQVRACAQELVRFAKKSGATVILVGHVTKDGQIAGPRVVEHMVDAVLYFEGERAHQFRILRAHKNRFGPTDEIGVFEMCDSGLAEVLNPSALFLDGRGDASEGSAVFAGLEGSRPVLTEIQALVAPAAFGTPRRAVVGWDSGRLAMVLAVLEARCGISFAGKDVYLNVAGGFRINEPAADLAVAAAIASSAFDVSLPSDLVVFGEISLSGDVRPVSRADARLKEAAKLGFTRAIAAASPKRDDRNDNTALPLIAIASLRDLVRRVEAAAERGPDTPESWAA, via the coding sequence ATGCCGAAACCCTCATCCATCTTCGTCTGCCAGTCTTGCGGCACGGTTCACGGCAAGTGGGCTGGTCGCTGCGATGCCTGCGGAGAATGGAATACGCTGGTCGAAGAAGCCAAGTCGCAGAATGCTGCCCCCGCCCACAAAAGGCGCAAGGGACGCGGAATCGAATTTGTCGATCTGGGCGGCGATGTGCGTGACGTGCCGCGCCTGATTACGGGCATTGGCGAACTGGACCGCGTCACGGGTGGCGGGCTGGTGCCAGGGTCGGCCCTACTCGTCGGCGGAGACCCGGGAATCGGCAAGTCGACCCTGCTGCTGCAGACGGTTGGGGCACTCGCCAAACAGGGCCGCAGGGTCGCCTATATTTCCGGCGAAGAATCAGTCGGTCAGGTTCAGCGCCGTGCCAAGCGCCTGGGTGTGGCCGAACAAGCCGTTCATCTGGCAAGCGAAACCTCGCTTGGGCCGATCATAGATGGTCTGATGACCAACAAGCCGGACGTGGTGATTATCGATTCCATTCAGACACTCTGGACGGATCAGCTCGGGGCTGCCCCGGGCACGGTCGCGCAGGTGCGGGCCTGTGCGCAGGAACTGGTGCGCTTTGCCAAGAAGTCCGGCGCGACCGTGATTCTGGTCGGTCACGTCACGAAGGACGGCCAGATTGCTGGGCCGCGCGTCGTCGAACATATGGTTGATGCCGTGCTCTATTTCGAAGGCGAGCGCGCCCATCAGTTCCGGATTTTGCGCGCGCATAAGAACCGTTTTGGACCCACGGACGAAATCGGCGTGTTCGAGATGTGCGATTCGGGTCTGGCCGAAGTGCTCAACCCCTCGGCCCTATTCCTGGATGGGCGCGGCGATGCCTCCGAAGGGTCCGCCGTTTTCGCCGGACTGGAAGGCTCCCGCCCCGTGCTCACGGAAATTCAGGCGCTGGTCGCGCCCGCCGCCTTTGGCACGCCGCGTCGTGCCGTGGTCGGCTGGGATAGCGGACGACTGGCCATGGTGCTAGCCGTTTTGGAAGCGCGCTGCGGCATCAGTTTTGCCGGCAAGGATGTCTATCTCAATGTGGCGGGGGGCTTTCGTATCAATGAACCTGCAGCCGACTTGGCCGTCGCGGCGGCCATTGCCAGTTCCGCCTTCGACGTGTCGCTACCGTCCGATTTGGTCGTCTTTGGCGAAATCAGCCTGTCGGGCGATGTCCGTCCCGTCAGCCGCGCCGATGCGCGGTTAAAGGAAGCCGCGAAGCTGGGCTTCACGCGCGCGATCGCGGCGGCCTCGCCCAAACGCGACGACCGCAATGACAATACCGCCCTGCCCTTGATCGCAATCGCCTCTTTGCGCGATCTGGTCCGGCGTGTAGAAGCCGCAGCAGAAAGAGGCCCGGACACGCCTGAGAGCTGGGCCGCCTAA
- a CDS encoding CvpA family protein: MFAQLSTAPHLFAISIGPYDFNGFDTVVLVVLLISALYAFARGFMREIISIAALLFAAVATLFVWGQFRFAIRDVISPTELADGILILGTGFLSYFIAAVILAKIGKTIGGEKPGLIDRLLGAAFGIARGLLIAALFVMFWSADYRASQDAQDFNDYIAANPDSFPPDVIARMPKSMRDQLQSEPETLPGLFVEFDLLSPA, from the coding sequence ATGTTCGCCCAGCTTTCGACAGCGCCTCACCTGTTCGCGATTTCAATCGGTCCCTACGACTTTAACGGCTTCGACACAGTCGTTCTGGTCGTGCTGCTGATTTCCGCGCTCTATGCGTTTGCACGGGGCTTCATGCGCGAAATCATCTCTATCGCAGCGCTGCTTTTCGCGGCTGTGGCGACACTGTTCGTATGGGGCCAGTTCCGCTTCGCCATTCGGGATGTCATTTCACCGACCGAGCTGGCTGACGGCATCTTGATCCTCGGGACAGGGTTCCTGTCCTATTTCATCGCTGCCGTCATCCTGGCGAAGATTGGTAAGACCATTGGCGGGGAGAAGCCAGGCCTGATCGACCGGCTTCTGGGCGCGGCTTTCGGCATTGCCCGCGGCCTGCTGATCGCCGCGCTATTCGTGATGTTCTGGTCTGCCGATTACCGGGCATCGCAGGACGCACAGGATTTCAACGACTATATAGCGGCCAATCCGGACAGTTTTCCGCCCGACGTGATCGCACGTATGCCTAAATCCATGCGCGACCAGCTACAATCCGAACCGGAAACCCTGCCGGGACTCTTCGTCGAATTCGACCTTCTATCCCCTGCTTGA
- the purF gene encoding amidophosphoribosyltransferase, translating to MDQPANPTIDIDMEDDRIREECGVFGVFGVDRAASLTALGMHALQHRGQEACGIAVCDGEMFHTERHLGLVGDNFTGDDPADRLPGNIAIGHVRYSTAGQTVLRNVQPLYSELHMGGFALAHNGHITNAYTVKDALVEKGALFQSTSDTEVVIHLVARSKGKTFTDRFVSAIRQIDGGFAFVGMTRDALVGARDRFGIRPLLIGRIGDSYVLASETCAFDMVGAEFIREVAPGEVVVINEDGIRSFTAFPNAEKRPCIFEFVYFARPDSIVGGKSVYEVRKRMGQRLAQETPAEIDVVIPVPDSGVPAALGFAQETGTPFELGIIRNHYVGRTFIQPTQGMRDMGVRLKHSANRAMIEGKRVLLVDNSIVRGTTSTKIVRMIKAAGAKEVHFRSASPPIKYPDHYGIDMPSKDKLIAANYSLEEMTHMLEVDSLGFLSIEGLYWAMGEEYRVDEAPQYTDHCFTGCYPTPLIDRDRERAGGAKQLSFLVEVA from the coding sequence ATGGATCAACCCGCCAACCCCACGATCGACATCGATATGGAAGATGACCGCATTCGTGAGGAATGCGGCGTCTTCGGCGTGTTCGGAGTCGATCGGGCGGCCAGCCTGACTGCGCTTGGCATGCACGCGCTGCAGCATCGCGGTCAGGAAGCCTGCGGGATTGCGGTCTGCGACGGCGAGATGTTTCATACGGAACGCCATCTCGGCCTTGTCGGTGACAATTTTACTGGCGACGATCCGGCGGACCGCCTGCCCGGTAATATCGCCATCGGACATGTGCGTTATTCGACAGCCGGCCAGACCGTGCTGCGCAATGTGCAGCCGCTTTATTCGGAACTGCACATGGGCGGCTTTGCCCTGGCCCATAATGGGCACATCACCAACGCCTATACGGTCAAGGACGCGCTGGTCGAAAAAGGCGCCCTGTTCCAGAGCACGTCCGACACAGAAGTCGTCATTCATCTGGTGGCGCGGTCGAAGGGCAAGACCTTCACGGATCGGTTCGTCTCCGCCATCCGGCAGATCGATGGCGGTTTTGCCTTTGTCGGCATGACCCGTGATGCGCTGGTAGGCGCGCGTGATCGTTTCGGCATACGCCCTTTGCTGATCGGCCGGATCGGTGACAGCTATGTACTGGCGTCCGAGACCTGTGCCTTCGACATGGTTGGCGCGGAATTCATCCGCGAGGTGGCACCGGGCGAAGTCGTCGTCATCAATGAAGACGGCATTCGCAGTTTTACGGCTTTCCCCAATGCCGAAAAACGTCCCTGCATTTTCGAATTCGTTTATTTCGCACGGCCCGATTCCATTGTGGGCGGCAAGAGCGTCTATGAGGTTCGCAAGCGGATGGGACAGAGGCTGGCACAGGAAACGCCCGCCGAGATCGATGTCGTCATTCCCGTCCCCGATAGTGGCGTTCCCGCCGCGCTGGGCTTCGCGCAGGAAACCGGAACCCCATTTGAACTCGGTATCATCCGCAACCATTATGTCGGTCGGACCTTCATCCAACCGACACAGGGCATGCGCGATATGGGTGTGCGACTGAAACATTCCGCCAACCGCGCCATGATCGAAGGCAAGCGCGTTCTTCTGGTCGACAATTCCATCGTCCGAGGCACGACCTCGACCAAGATCGTCCGCATGATCAAGGCCGCCGGGGCCAAGGAAGTTCATTTCCGATCCGCCTCGCCACCGATCAAATATCCCGATCATTACGGCATCGACATGCCGTCCAAGGATAAGCTGATCGCCGCCAATTACAGCCTCGAGGAAATGACCCACATGCTCGAAGTGGATAGCCTCGGCTTCCTCTCCATTGAAGGGCTCTACTGGGCGATGGGCGAGGAATATCGCGTCGATGAAGCCCCTCAGTATACCGATCATTGCTTCACCGGCTGTTATCCGACCCCGCTCATCGACCGTGACCGCGAACGCGCCGGCGGGGCAAAGCAACTCTCCTTCCTTGTGGAAGTCGCCTAG
- a CDS encoding SDR family NAD(P)-dependent oxidoreductase — protein MTNPLEGRITLVTGASRGIGYSAAKALAAAGSHIVAVARTQGGLEDLDDAITAAGGTCSLVPMDLTDFDQIDRLGALLNDRYGRLDGLLCNAAILGGITLTNHTTPKDWMQVMDVNLTAPYRLIRSMDPLLRESAAGRAVFVTSSVARSPRAHWGAYAASKAGMEAFVRCWADEIESITDIKVNLLNPGATRTQMRAKAMPGENPDTLPSPQDLAPLIVDMLSPTFRDHDTLVTFRETPYFKG, from the coding sequence ATGACAAACCCTCTTGAAGGCCGCATCACCCTGGTCACTGGGGCGTCTCGCGGTATCGGCTATTCCGCGGCCAAGGCGCTCGCCGCTGCTGGCAGCCACATCGTCGCTGTCGCCCGCACGCAAGGCGGCCTTGAAGATCTGGATGATGCGATTACGGCGGCGGGCGGCACCTGCTCGCTGGTCCCGATGGACCTGACCGATTTCGATCAGATTGACCGGCTCGGTGCGCTCTTGAATGACCGCTATGGCCGCTTGGACGGTCTGCTCTGCAATGCAGCCATTCTTGGCGGTATCACCCTGACCAACCACACGACGCCGAAGGACTGGATGCAGGTGATGGATGTGAATCTGACCGCACCCTACCGGTTGATCCGGTCGATGGATCCGCTGCTGCGCGAAAGTGCTGCGGGCCGCGCCGTCTTCGTCACCAGTTCGGTCGCCCGTAGCCCGCGTGCCCATTGGGGTGCCTACGCAGCGTCCAAAGCCGGGATGGAGGCGTTCGTGCGCTGCTGGGCCGACGAAATCGAGAGCATTACCGATATCAAGGTCAACCTACTCAATCCCGGCGCGACCCGTACGCAGATGCGCGCCAAGGCGATGCCTGGCGAAAATCCCGACACACTGCCCTCACCCCAGGATCTGGCCCCACTGATTGTCGACATGCTCAGCCCGACTTTTCGGGATCACGATACGCTCGTGACTTTCCGCGAAACGCCCTACTTCAAGGGCTAG
- the ahr gene encoding NADPH-dependent aldehyde reductase Ahr translates to MMTEFKAYAAIEAGGTLEPFTYDPGPIAADEVEIKILASGLCHSDISMINNDWRASQYPLVPGHEVIGEVVAVGDDVSHLSVGQNVGVGWTSHSCLHCSPCLSGRQQRCQTGTTTIGGHGGFADRIRVQHVWAVPLPDGIDLQSAGPLFCGGITVFAPFLDFDLKPTDRVGIIGIGGLGHLAVQFANAWGCEVTAFTSSMDKEAELTELGAHRIVNSRDDAAIKAEAGYFDFILTTVNVSLNWPLYLSALRPNGKLITVGVVPEPMGIPAFPLIGGQRVVSGSDTGPPDMVAKMLEFCVRHDIKPMIETFPMAECNTAIKRLKSGEARYRIVLEN, encoded by the coding sequence ATGATGACTGAATTCAAAGCCTATGCGGCGATCGAAGCTGGCGGCACACTCGAGCCCTTCACCTATGATCCAGGTCCGATTGCGGCGGATGAAGTTGAGATCAAGATCTTGGCGTCCGGTCTCTGCCATTCCGATATTTCGATGATCAATAATGACTGGCGCGCGAGTCAGTATCCACTTGTGCCGGGGCATGAGGTGATCGGCGAGGTCGTCGCCGTCGGGGACGATGTCAGCCATCTCAGCGTCGGTCAGAATGTCGGTGTGGGGTGGACGTCGCATAGCTGCCTGCATTGCTCACCGTGCCTGTCCGGACGACAGCAGCGCTGCCAGACGGGAACCACGACGATTGGCGGCCATGGCGGTTTTGCAGATCGCATCCGCGTGCAGCATGTCTGGGCCGTCCCGCTGCCGGACGGGATAGACCTGCAATCGGCCGGGCCGCTTTTCTGCGGCGGGATCACCGTGTTCGCGCCCTTTCTCGATTTCGATCTGAAGCCGACAGACCGTGTCGGTATTATCGGCATTGGTGGGCTGGGGCATCTGGCCGTGCAGTTTGCCAATGCGTGGGGCTGCGAGGTTACGGCCTTCACGTCGTCGATGGACAAGGAGGCGGAATTGACAGAGTTGGGTGCCCACCGGATCGTCAACAGCCGTGACGATGCCGCGATCAAGGCCGAGGCTGGCTATTTCGACTTCATCCTGACAACCGTGAATGTCAGCTTGAACTGGCCGCTCTATCTGTCGGCGCTGCGCCCGAACGGGAAGCTGATCACGGTTGGCGTCGTGCCGGAACCAATGGGCATCCCGGCCTTTCCCCTGATTGGCGGGCAGCGAGTCGTGTCCGGGTCTGACACCGGACCGCCCGATATGGTTGCGAAGATGCTGGAATTCTGCGTCCGCCACGACATCAAGCCGATGATCGAGACCTTCCCGATGGCGGAGTGCAATACCGCCATCAAGCGACTAAAATCCGGCGAGGCGCGCTACCGGATCGTGCTGGAAAACTAG
- a CDS encoding helix-turn-helix transcriptional regulator — MGGKKSRITNRVRDSRKAAGLSQAALGDHVGATRQTIIAIEGQRYSPSLELAFRISHALGESIEELFQFSGEWD, encoded by the coding sequence ATGGGCGGTAAGAAAAGCCGGATCACCAATCGGGTTCGGGATAGCCGCAAGGCGGCTGGCCTGTCGCAGGCTGCGTTAGGGGATCATGTCGGCGCCACGCGACAGACGATCATCGCCATTGAAGGTCAGCGCTATTCGCCTTCGCTAGAACTGGCATTCCGGATATCGCATGCTTTGGGAGAGTCGATCGAAGAGCTGTTTCAATTTAGCGGCGAATGGGACTAA
- the der gene encoding ribosome biogenesis GTPase Der has protein sequence MSEQSEEPDVDAGEPSAPLKIRAPRIAVVGRPNVGKSTLFNRLAGKKLAIVDDTPGVTRDVREAKSKLRGHDMTLLDTAGFENARGDKLEARMRAGTEGAVMDADIVLFVYDARAGITALDRIFAEFVRKSGKPTVLVANKVESSAADVGITEGYSLGMGDPIEVSAEHNIGIVDLDDAIELALRGVDLTEPAEIQTVEAPVRIAIVGRPNAGKSTLINTLIGKERLLTGPEAGVTRDSITIDHIWQGRRVQFHDTAGLRKKAKVQETLEKMSVSDTIRALRFAQVVVLLMDATSPFDKQDLQLASLVEREGRAMVIGVTKWDLVEEKSETSKALREMAGRLLPQFGGVPVVMFSGLTGKSVDRLLPAIERIHNDWSAKIKTSELNDWLTEKVAKHPPPAVAGRRVKPKYISQTKTRPPTFVLKCSRADKLPESYKRYLINGLREDFSLPGIPIRMIVKSDDNPYHEKNRTGRQRRTPNNARD, from the coding sequence GTGAGCGAACAGTCTGAAGAGCCGGATGTCGATGCAGGCGAACCAAGCGCGCCACTGAAAATCAGGGCCCCGCGCATCGCCGTCGTGGGCCGTCCCAATGTTGGGAAGTCGACCCTGTTCAATCGTCTGGCTGGTAAGAAGCTGGCCATTGTCGACGATACACCCGGCGTGACGCGCGACGTACGTGAAGCGAAATCGAAGCTGCGCGGCCACGACATGACCCTGCTGGATACAGCTGGGTTCGAGAATGCGCGCGGCGACAAGCTGGAAGCGCGCATGCGGGCCGGCACGGAAGGGGCGGTGATGGACGCCGACATCGTGCTGTTCGTCTATGATGCGCGCGCCGGGATTACGGCGCTGGACCGGATTTTCGCCGAATTTGTCCGCAAGAGCGGTAAACCGACCGTTCTGGTGGCCAATAAGGTGGAAAGCTCCGCCGCCGATGTCGGTATTACAGAAGGCTATTCGCTGGGCATGGGTGACCCGATCGAGGTCTCAGCCGAGCACAATATCGGGATCGTCGATCTGGACGATGCGATCGAATTGGCATTGCGCGGCGTCGATCTGACTGAACCGGCAGAAATCCAGACTGTCGAAGCGCCTGTGCGCATCGCAATTGTTGGACGTCCAAATGCGGGCAAATCGACGCTAATCAATACGCTGATCGGCAAGGAGCGCCTGCTGACAGGGCCCGAAGCCGGGGTGACTCGCGACAGTATCACGATCGACCATATCTGGCAGGGTCGGCGCGTTCAGTTTCACGATACGGCAGGTCTGCGCAAGAAGGCTAAGGTTCAGGAAACGCTGGAGAAGATGAGCGTGTCGGACACGATCCGCGCCCTGAGGTTCGCACAGGTCGTCGTGCTGCTGATGGATGCGACAAGTCCTTTCGATAAGCAGGATTTGCAACTTGCCAGCCTGGTCGAACGCGAAGGCCGCGCAATGGTTATCGGTGTGACAAAGTGGGATCTGGTCGAGGAAAAATCCGAGACTTCCAAAGCACTGCGCGAAATGGCGGGACGCCTCCTGCCGCAATTTGGCGGCGTTCCGGTCGTCATGTTTTCCGGCCTGACGGGCAAGAGCGTGGACCGGCTGCTGCCCGCGATCGAACGCATCCACAATGACTGGTCGGCGAAAATCAAGACGTCGGAGCTCAATGACTGGCTGACGGAGAAAGTGGCCAAGCACCCACCGCCCGCGGTCGCTGGCCGTCGTGTAAAGCCGAAATATATCAGTCAGACTAAGACCCGCCCGCCGACTTTCGTGCTGAAATGCTCGCGCGCCGATAAACTACCGGAAAGCTATAAACGCTATCTGATCAATGGCTTGCGGGAGGATTTCTCCCTGCCTGGAATTCCCATTCGCATGATCGTCAAGTCGGATGACAATCCCTATCACGAAAAGAACCGCACGGGACGCCAGCGCCGAACCCCCAACAACGCCCGAGACTGA
- a CDS encoding PQQ-binding-like beta-propeller repeat protein gives MMKRPDLTFRHTGLALLAAVFLSGCSTLSAINPFGGVGPDQGNVAGDDRRISILELNDTLLPAPDGLAQPVVLPPPYVNTDWPQVGGNTAHVVQHTGASGPLERVWKRDIGEGSGRKGFVAAPPVIANGVIYVMDSRNRVRAYNEQSGDRLWQMEIEVTEGERTRTRGLSIIDRVRDPRSFFEGDGTDKNGVGGGLAYDEGTLYVTSGLGVLLALDPASGAQKWRRAIRVPIHSAPTVAEGRIYAVTDDNEIMAFDASDNGATLWTYQGIVETARMLTVPAPAVDNDVVIAPFSSGEIVALRTQNGGVLWQDALASSARLTPLAALNDIAFGPVVADGYVIATAQSGVMTAFDFRTGQRVWTQPAGSIGMPWVAGDVVFTMTTDGKVAALSKIDGTVKWTQQLETFRKPEKRKDRIVWSGPVLAGERLVVVSSRGRALIINPYDGSIIGERKIGEAVMVPPIIANETVYFLDNKANLIALR, from the coding sequence ATGATGAAACGCCCTGATTTGACCTTCAGACACACTGGCTTGGCCCTGCTGGCAGCGGTTTTTCTGTCCGGCTGTTCGACGCTGAGTGCGATCAACCCGTTCGGCGGCGTTGGTCCGGATCAGGGAAATGTGGCTGGCGATGATCGCCGGATTTCCATTCTGGAATTGAACGATACGCTGCTTCCTGCGCCGGACGGTCTGGCGCAGCCTGTCGTCCTGCCGCCGCCCTATGTGAATACGGACTGGCCGCAAGTGGGCGGCAATACCGCCCATGTCGTGCAGCATACCGGCGCATCCGGACCGCTGGAGCGTGTGTGGAAACGGGACATCGGCGAAGGGTCGGGCCGCAAGGGCTTTGTCGCCGCACCGCCCGTCATTGCCAATGGTGTCATTTACGTGATGGATTCCCGCAACCGGGTCCGTGCCTATAACGAACAATCCGGCGATCGCCTGTGGCAGATGGAGATCGAGGTGACGGAAGGCGAACGTACCCGGACGCGCGGCCTGTCGATTATCGACCGTGTGCGGGACCCGCGCTCCTTCTTCGAAGGCGACGGGACGGACAAGAATGGTGTTGGCGGCGGTCTCGCCTATGATGAAGGCACGCTCTATGTGACGTCGGGTCTCGGGGTGCTGCTCGCACTCGACCCGGCGTCCGGCGCGCAGAAATGGCGCCGTGCGATCCGCGTTCCGATCCATTCCGCGCCGACCGTGGCAGAAGGCCGGATTTATGCCGTGACCGACGATAATGAGATCATGGCGTTCGACGCATCTGATAATGGAGCGACGCTCTGGACATATCAGGGTATTGTCGAAACGGCGCGGATGCTGACCGTTCCTGCTCCAGCGGTCGACAATGATGTGGTGATCGCGCCTTTCTCATCAGGTGAAATCGTTGCGCTGCGGACCCAGAATGGCGGCGTGTTGTGGCAGGACGCATTGGCGTCATCGGCCCGACTGACGCCTCTGGCAGCCCTTAACGATATCGCTTTCGGTCCGGTCGTGGCCGACGGCTATGTGATCGCGACCGCGCAGTCGGGCGTGATGACAGCTTTTGATTTCCGCACCGGGCAACGGGTCTGGACCCAGCCAGCCGGATCGATCGGCATGCCCTGGGTCGCCGGCGATGTCGTGTTCACCATGACCACTGACGGCAAGGTCGCGGCCCTGTCGAAGATCGACGGGACGGTCAAATGGACACAGCAACTCGAAACATTCCGCAAGCCGGAAAAGCGCAAGGACCGGATCGTCTGGTCAGGACCTGTTCTGGCTGGCGAGCGGTTGGTCGTCGTCTCATCGCGCGGTCGTGCCCTGATCATCAATCCTTATGACGGGTCGATCATTGGGGAGCGCAAGATCGGCGAAGCCGTCATGGTGCCGCCGATCATTGCCAATGAGACGGTCTATTTCCTTGATAATAAAGCCAATCTGATTGCCTTGCGGTGA